In the Vulpes lagopus strain Blue_001 chromosome 16, ASM1834538v1, whole genome shotgun sequence genome, one interval contains:
- the PCDH20 gene encoding protocadherin-20 — translation MRGRGNARCSRAPALSWRPATRHPRLDMGRLSRPRSSSSSSRSHLPHLFLLFLFVGPFSCLASYSRATELLYSLNEGLPAGVLIGSLAEDLRLVPRAPGRQDQLSQLPERAVAERNPPLSFSLASRGLSGQYVTLDNRSGELHTSAQEIDREALCLEGGGGAAWGGSISISSSPSSDSCLLLLDVLVLPQEYFRFVKVKIAIRDVNDNAPQFPVSQISVWVPENAPVNTRLAIEHPAMDPDIGTNGVQTYRLLDYHRMFTLDVEENENGERTPYLIVMGVLDRETQDQYVSIIIAEDGGSPPLLGSATLTIGITDINDNCPLFADSQINVTVFGNATVGTPVAAVQAVDRDLGTNAQITYSYSQKVPQASKDLFHLDETTGVIKLFSKIGGSVLQTHKLTILANGPGCIPAVTTALVTIIKVIFRPPEIVPRYIANEVDGIVYLKELEPINTPIAFFTIRDPEGKYKVNCYLDGEGPFRLSPYKPYNNEYLLETTKLMDYELQQFYEIAVVAWNSEGFHVKKIIKVQLLDDNDNAPVFLQPLLELTIEENNAPNAFLTKLYATDADSGERGQVSYFLGPDAPSYFSLDSVTGILTVSTQLDREEKEKYRYTVRAVDSGKPPRESVATVALTVLDKNDNSPRFINKDFSFFVPENFPGYGEIGVISVTDADAGRNGWVALSVVNQSDIFVIDTGKGMLRAKVSLDREQQSSYTLWVEAVDGGEPALSSTAKITILLLDINDNPPLVLFPQSNMSYLLVLPSTLPGSPVTEVYAVDKDTGMNAVIAYSIIGRRGPRPESFRIDPKTGNITLEEALLQTDYGLHRLLVKVSDHGYPEPLHSTVMVNLFVNDTVSNESYIESLLRKEPEINIEEKEPQISIEPTHRKIESGSCVPTLVALSVISLGSITLVTGMGIYICLRRGKKHHREDENLEVQIPLKGKIDLHMRERKPMAISNI, via the coding sequence GGTGCTCATCGGCAGCCTGGCCGAGGACCTGCGGCTGGTGCCCCGCGCGCCCGGGAGGCAGGACCAGCTGTCGCAGCTGCCCGAGCGCGCGGTCGCCGAGCGCAACCCCCCTCTCTCCTTCAGCCTGGCCTCCCGGGGACTGAGCGGCCAGTACGTGACCCTAGACAACCGCTCCGGGGAGCTGCACACTTCTGCCCAGGAGATCGACCGGGAGGCCCTGTGTCTTGAAGGAGGTGGGGGAGCTGCCTGGGGCGGCAGCatttccatctcctcctccccttcctcggactcttgtcttttgcttttgGATGTACTGGTCCTGCCTCAGGAATACTTTAGGTTTGTCAAGGTGAAGATCGCCATCCGGGACGTCAATGACAACGCCCCGCAGTTCCCCGTTTCCCAGATCTCTGTCTGGGTCCCGGAAAATGCACCTGTAAACACCCGGCTCGCCATAGAGCATCCTGCCATGGACCCAGATATAGGCACTAATGGGGTGCAGACCTACCGCTTACTGGACTACCATCGCATGTTCACCCTGGATGTGGAGGAGAACGAGAATGGGGAGCGCACTCCCTACCTCATTGTCATGGGAGTATTGGACAGGGAGACCCAGGACCAGTACGTCAGCATCATCATAGCAGAGGATGGTGGGTCTCCACCACTGTTGGGCAGCGCCACCCTCACCATTGGCATAACTGACATTAATGACAATTGCCCTCTCTTCGCTGACTCACAAATCAATGTCACTGTGTTTGGGAATGCTACAGTGGGCACACCGGTCGCAGCTGTCCAGGCTGTGGATAGAGACTTGGGAACCAATGCTCAGATCACCTACTCTTACAGCCAGAAAGTTCCACAAGCGTCCAAGGATTTATTCCATCTGGATGAAACCACCGGAGTCATTAAACTTTTCAGTAAGATTGGGGGAAGTGTTCTGCAAACTCACAAGCTCACCATCCTTGCTAATGGACCGGGCTGCATCCCTGCTGTGACCACAGCCCTGGTGACCATTATCAAAGTTATTTTCAGACCACCTGAAATTGTTCCTCGTTATATAGCAAATGAGGTAGATGGTATTGTTTACCTGAAAGAACTAGAACCCATTAACACTCCAATTGCGTTCTTCACCATAAGAGATCCAGAAGGTAAATACAAGGTGAACTGCTACCTGGACGGTGAAGGACCATTTAGGTTATCACCCTACAAACCATACAATAATGAGTATTTGCTGGAAACCACAAAACTAATGGACTATGAGCTACAGCAGTTCTATGAAATAGCTGTGGTGGCCTGGAACTCTGAGGGATTTCAtgtcaaaaaaattattaaagtgcAACTTTTAGATGACAATGACAATGCTCCTGTTTTCCTTCAACCCTTGCTGGAACTAACTATTGAAGAAAATAATGCACCCAATGCCTTTTTGACTAAGCTGTATGCGACAGATGCTGACAGTGGAGAGAGAGGCCAAGTTTCATATTTCCTGGGACCTGATGCCCCATCATATTTTTCCTTAGACAGTGTCACAGGAATTCTGACAGTTTCCACTCAGCTGGAccgagaagagaaagaaaagtacaggTACACAGTCAGAGCTGTTGACTCTGGAAAGCCACCCAGGGAATCAGTAGCCACTGTGGCTCTCACAGTGTTGGATAAAAATGACAACAGCCCTCGGTTTATCAACAAGGACTTCAGCTTTTTCGTGCCAGAAAACTTTCCAGGGTATGGTGAGATTGGGGTAATTAGTGTAACAGATGCCGATGCCGGACGAAACGGATGGGTTGCCCTCTCGGTGGTGAACCAGAGTGATATTTTTGTCATAGACACAGGAAAGGGCATGCTGAGAGCCAAAGTCTCTTTGGACAGAGAGCAGCAAAGCTCCTATACTTTGTGGGTCGAAGCTGTTGACGGGGGTGAGCCTGCCCTCTCTTCGACTGCAAAAATCACAATTCTGCTTCTTGATATCAATGACAACCctcctcttgttttatttcctcagtCTAACATGTCCTACCTGTTGGTACTGCCTTCTACACTTCCCGGCTCCCCAGTTACAGAGGTCTATGCTGTTGACAAAGACACAGGCATGAATGCTGTCATAGCTTACAGCATCATTGGAAGAAGAGGTCCTCGGCCGGAGTCCTTTAGGATTGACCCTAAAACCGGCAACATTACTTTGGAAGAGGCGCTGCTGCAGACAGACTATGGACTCCATCGTTTACTAGTGAAAGTGAGCGATCATGGGTATCCCGAACCTCTCCATTCCACAGTCATGGTGAACCTGTTTGTCAATGACACTGTCAGTAATGAGAGCTACATCGAGAGTCTTTTAAGAAAGGAACCAGAAATTAACATAGAGGAGAAAGAACCACAGATCTCAATAGAACCAACCCATAGGAAAATCGAGTCTGGGTCCTGTGTGCCCACCCTCGTAGCTCTGTCTGTAATAAGCTTGGGTTCTATCACACTCGTAACAGGGATGGGCATATACATCTGTTTAAGGAGGGGGAAAAAGCACCACAGGGAAGACGAAAATTTGGAAGTACAAATTCCACTCAAAGGAAAAATTGACTTGCATATGAGAGAGAGGAAACCAATGGCTATttctaatatttga